The following is a genomic window from Calliphora vicina chromosome 5, idCalVici1.1, whole genome shotgun sequence.
atgaaatgaaaacaaaattataaagaaaatcaaGCAATATAGAAttgcaataaaacaaagaaaacacACATAGttacaatttacaatttatttttacaaataattttacaaacatGGCCAAATTAGTGAAAATGCTACGATTTAAAGAGTATTTAGTAAATCTTTCATTTCGTATACACATattaatatcaatttttatacgCCTGGCTTTAATATGTTATGGACAATTGCATGATAAACACTCGGAGGTGCCCTATACGGATATAGATTATAAGGTGGTTACAGATGGTGCCAGACAAATACTAAAAGGCCATACTCCCTTTAATCGTCACACATATCGCTATAGTCCCCTATTGGCTTATATGCAATTACCAAATGTGATTTTGCATCCCAGTGtgggaaaaataatttactcCTGCTTTGACCTGCTAGTGGCTATACTAATCTATGCCATTGTCCATGCGGAATTACAATCGCAGTGCAACAAAGCCGTACAATATCTACTAACAAAATATGGTAAATCAAATAAATCTACAACAAGTGCCAATTATGGTGATACTGATGAGCGCAATAGACCGGCCATGATAGCAAAAATCTCGGCCTGCTTTTGGCTATACAATCCTTTAACAGCCATCATATCTACGCGTGGTAATGGCGACAGCTTCTCCAGTTTCTTTGTCATACTTACGATATATCTGCTGTCCAAGTCGGAGGATTGTACCAGGAAAAATAAACGCaattggtttattttattaGCCGGTTTAGCCCATGGTTTTGCCATACATTTACGTCTCTACCCTCTACTATTTAGTTTAGCCTTTTATCTCTGTTTATCGGAGCGTTTAGTGCGCACCTTAAAGGAGTTTTTACGTATTGTATTATTTCCTTCTAGCAAACAATTGTTATTAGTATTTGGTACATTTatgagtttatttttaataacaggCTTCTTTTATTGTCTCTATGGCTGGCAATACATTTACGAAGCTTATCTGTATCATTTTGTGCGCAAAGATGCTAGACACAACTTTTCCCTGTACTTTTTAATGCAATACTTAAGTGGCGGTGCTGTGGAAACCTCCCTCTTGGAAAAATCACTTATTATGTTGCCtcaatttatattgattttatatCTAAGTTTTGCCTTTGGCCAATATCGCCAGACTTTACCCTTTTGCATCTTCGCCTTAGCCTTTGTTATGGTTACATTCAATTCGGTGGTGACGTcacaatattttgtttggtATTTGGCCTTATTGCCCTTATGTCTCAATAATTTACAATCAATAACATGGCTGCAAGGCGCAGCCTATTTTGCTTTATGGTTAGTGGCCCAAGGCTTATGGCTTTTGCCAGCCTATCTATTGGAGTTTAAGACATGGAATACATTTTATTGGATAGGCGCTCAAAGTGCCTTTTTCTTTATGGTCAACAATTTGCTATTGGCACGTTTAATAGAACATTATAGCTTTACATCGTTTAAGGttaattttaagaaacttttttagaaatttaggCAATTAATAGCAAACACaacttgaattaaaaaaaattatatagttatttaattgaattaaaaatacaaatttgtaatAGAATAAAACAAGAGTAGTTTTccattataacattttttataacttt
Proteins encoded in this region:
- the PIG-M gene encoding GPI mannosyltransferase 1; this encodes MAKLVKMLRFKEYLVNLSFRIHILISIFIRLALICYGQLHDKHSEVPYTDIDYKVVTDGARQILKGHTPFNRHTYRYSPLLAYMQLPNVILHPSVGKIIYSCFDLLVAILIYAIVHAELQSQCNKAVQYLLTKYGKSNKSTTSANYGDTDERNRPAMIAKISACFWLYNPLTAIISTRGNGDSFSSFFVILTIYLLSKSEDCTRKNKRNWFILLAGLAHGFAIHLRLYPLLFSLAFYLCLSERLVRTLKEFLRIVLFPSSKQLLLVFGTFMSLFLITGFFYCLYGWQYIYEAYLYHFVRKDARHNFSLYFLMQYLSGGAVETSLLEKSLIMLPQFILILYLSFAFGQYRQTLPFCIFALAFVMVTFNSVVTSQYFVWYLALLPLCLNNLQSITWLQGAAYFALWLVAQGLWLLPAYLLEFKTWNTFYWIGAQSAFFFMVNNLLLARLIEHYSFTSFKVNFKKLF